A single genomic interval of Candidatus Kaelpia imicola harbors:
- a CDS encoding DUF2442 domain-containing protein translates to MKLLKNGKNTLKPEITNISEHGFWILLKGEEYFLPFEKYPWFKNAKISSIINVKLFHKHHLYWPELDVDLSMEILANPKKYPLIYK, encoded by the coding sequence ATGAAATTATTAAAGAATGGAAAAAACACCTTAAAGCCGGAAATAACTAATATTTCTGAGCATGGATTTTGGATATTGTTAAAAGGAGAAGAATATTTTCTCCCCTTTGAAAAATATCCCTGGTTTAAAAATGCTAAAATATCATCAATAATTAATGTAAAATTATTTCATAAGCATCATTTATATTGGCCAGAATTAGATGTAGATTTATCTATGGAGATTTTGGCTAATCCCAAAAAATATCCTTTAATATACAAGTAA
- a CDS encoding BrnT family toxin, with protein sequence MEFEFDLKKSKANKKKHGIDFSKAQALWKDPNVIEIPAKTSDEPRFLIIGSISNKHWSGVITYRKGRIRIVSMRRSRPEEVDIYES encoded by the coding sequence ATGGAGTTTGAGTTTGATTTAAAAAAGAGTAAAGCAAATAAGAAAAAACATGGAATTGATTTTTCCAAAGCACAAGCATTGTGGAAAGACCCCAATGTGATAGAAATTCCTGCAAAAACCAGCGATGAACCGAGATTTTTAATAATAGGATCTATTTCGAATAAGCATTGGTCAGGAGTAATTACCTATCGAAAGGGGAGAATACGGATTGTTTCAATGCGCCGATCTCGGCCAGAGGAGGTTGATATTTATGAAAGCTAA
- a CDS encoding CopG family transcriptional regulator: MKAKEFDEKFEDGQDISKYLDILKARRTEQEQKRVNVDFPLWVLHFLDKEAKRLGVPRQSIIKVWIAEHIDKSLS; this comes from the coding sequence ATGAAAGCTAAAGAGTTTGATGAAAAATTTGAAGATGGTCAAGATATATCTAAATATCTTGATATTTTAAAAGCTCGAAGGACTGAGCAAGAGCAAAAAAGAGTTAATGTTGATTTTCCTCTATGGGTACTTCATTTTTTGGATAAGGAAGCAAAACGTCTTGGAGTTCCCCGTCAGTCCATCATTAAGGTTTGGATAGCAGAGCATATAGATAAATCCTTATCATAG
- a CDS encoding DUF2442 domain-containing protein, which produces MSEHGFWILLKGEECFLPFKKYPWFENSKISSIINVKLFRKHRLYWPELDVDLSIEILADPKKISFNIQVINLFQ; this is translated from the coding sequence ATTTCTGAGCATGGATTTTGGATATTGCTAAAAGGAGAAGAATGTTTTCTCCCTTTTAAAAAATATCCCTGGTTTGAAAATTCTAAAATATCATCAATAATTAATGTAAAATTATTTCGTAAACACCGTTTATACTGGCCGGAATTAGATGTGGATTTATCTATAGAGATTTTGGCTGATCCCAAAAAAATATCTTTTAATATACAAGTAATAAATTTATTCCAATAA
- a CDS encoding glycosyltransferase family 2 protein, whose translation MIKYSISAVILAYNEQNNITPLIKKTDRVLKQKFFDYEIIVVNDGSQDNTLSVLKELTLKYPKLKIVTHTQNKGYGAAVVSGLKTSQYELVFFTDGDNQFNVEEINKLLPYIDDSDLVAGYRVKRSDNFFKRINTLAWNILIRFLFKVKVKDLDCAFKLFRKTILEKIDLRRVKSQGAMINAEILVRLKKVDAKIVEVPVSHFHRKFGKQTGASLKVIAKAFKELAMFYRELHN comes from the coding sequence ATGATAAAATATAGTATCTCTGCAGTAATACTTGCTTATAATGAACAAAACAATATTACGCCTTTAATAAAAAAAACAGATAGGGTATTAAAACAAAAATTTTTTGATTATGAAATAATAGTTGTTAATGATGGAAGTCAAGATAATACATTGTCGGTACTTAAAGAGTTAACTTTAAAATATCCGAAGCTTAAAATCGTAACTCATACTCAGAATAAAGGATATGGAGCAGCAGTGGTTTCCGGATTAAAGACTTCTCAATATGAACTTGTATTTTTTACTGATGGAGATAATCAGTTTAATGTAGAAGAGATTAATAAGTTATTGCCTTATATTGATGATTCCGATTTAGTTGCTGGTTATAGGGTTAAACGTAGTGACAATTTTTTTAAAAGAATAAATACTTTAGCATGGAATATATTAATTAGATTTCTGTTTAAAGTAAAAGTAAAAGATTTAGATTGTGCGTTTAAATTATTTCGTAAAACTATATTAGAGAAGATTGATTTAAGAAGAGTTAAATCTCAAGGAGCAATGATTAATGCGGAAATTTTAGTCCGTTTGAAGAAAGTAGATGCCAAAATCGTTGAAGTTCCGGTTAGTCACTTTCATCGTAAATTTGGAAAACAGACTGGAGCAAGTTTAAAAGTTATAGCAAAAGCGTTTAAAGAGCTTGCTATGTTCTACAGGGAATTGCATAATTGA
- a CDS encoding tetratricopeptide repeat protein, which produces MKFIGIIASLIIVLLTALIYLDSLDNGFIWDDDVHIYKASYMKSSTGLTDIWVENATPQYYPLTTTIFWLGDKAWGLNPKGYHILSLVIHILNALLLYSLIKKLFYPLAFPVALIFAIHPIGVETVAWASELKNLLALFFFLLSFSGYLKFLSTKKSKYYLLTIIAFIAAVFSKYTAVSFAFIPLLHGFWLKGKIKKRELKLSIPFILIGLLAGLNAVFTEIYNVGARGAEWSLSYLDKMILIGKTSLFYIYKVIYPKDFIFIYPRWQIRTLDILEWLPILTLLSLISLLSLYRKRVNRAITALFTFYLISIFPASGFFNVFPMKYSYVADHFSYLSTPWIILLFFALIYPSYRYLLKTIKPKKSIYLKLILTITLSITAIFLSIGSNRLTGNYKDEITLYKSIIAKNPGCWMANANLAILYTESDKNRLALKHYRDAIASEPNVASIYYNLGNLYYKIGDYDSAINSYMAAITSKPGYGESYANLANTYRAKGEPDKAIEHYKRALLFKPDAIVYFNLGNIYYQLGEYKEAMESYRETLKADPNYSRVHINLALSYYELKEYAKAKEHYRLALAADSPLTDETRAIFKQLP; this is translated from the coding sequence ATGAAATTTATTGGAATAATAGCCTCGCTGATAATAGTCTTACTGACTGCTCTAATCTATTTAGATTCATTAGATAACGGATTTATCTGGGATGACGATGTACATATTTACAAAGCCTCTTACATGAAAAGCAGTACCGGGTTAACTGATATCTGGGTGGAGAACGCAACCCCCCAATACTACCCCCTAACCACAACCATCTTCTGGCTTGGAGATAAGGCCTGGGGTTTAAACCCTAAAGGCTATCATATATTGAGCTTGGTAATACATATCCTCAACGCACTCCTGCTTTATAGTCTGATTAAAAAACTCTTCTACCCACTTGCGTTTCCGGTTGCTTTAATATTTGCAATACATCCAATTGGAGTTGAAACAGTTGCCTGGGCAAGCGAACTTAAAAACCTTCTAGCTCTCTTCTTCTTCCTGCTCTCTTTCTCAGGCTATCTTAAATTCCTGTCGACTAAAAAATCAAAATACTACCTTTTAACAATCATAGCTTTTATAGCCGCGGTATTTTCAAAGTATACCGCAGTCTCATTTGCTTTTATTCCTTTATTACATGGCTTCTGGCTTAAAGGAAAAATCAAGAAGAGAGAACTCAAACTCTCGATTCCATTCATATTGATAGGATTGTTGGCAGGGCTGAATGCAGTATTCACAGAGATATATAATGTAGGAGCAAGAGGTGCTGAATGGAGCCTCTCTTATCTGGATAAGATGATACTTATAGGTAAAACCTCTCTATTTTACATCTATAAGGTTATCTATCCCAAGGATTTTATCTTTATCTACCCAAGATGGCAGATAAGGACTCTTGATATTCTGGAGTGGCTACCTATTTTAACCCTCTTATCTCTAATCTCTCTTCTCTCTCTTTATAGAAAGAGGGTCAACCGCGCCATAACAGCTCTCTTCACCTTCTACCTTATCTCGATATTTCCTGCATCGGGGTTCTTTAATGTCTTTCCTATGAAATATTCTTATGTCGCCGACCATTTCAGCTACCTCTCAACCCCCTGGATAATACTTCTCTTCTTTGCTCTTATATACCCATCTTACAGATATCTGCTTAAAACTATTAAACCGAAAAAGAGTATCTACCTTAAATTAATCCTGACAATCACTTTAAGTATAACCGCAATATTCTTAAGCATTGGAAGCAACAGATTGACCGGAAACTATAAAGACGAGATAACGCTCTATAAGAGCATAATAGCCAAGAATCCGGGCTGCTGGATGGCTAATGCAAACCTTGCCATACTCTATACAGAGTCAGATAAGAATAGACTGGCTCTTAAACATTACAGAGACGCAATAGCTTCAGAACCGAATGTGGCATCAATATATTATAATCTCGGCAATCTCTATTACAAAATAGGAGACTACGACTCAGCCATTAATAGCTATATGGCGGCTATTACATCAAAGCCCGGCTATGGAGAGAGTTATGCCAATCTTGCAAATACCTATAGAGCTAAAGGTGAACCGGATAAAGCAATAGAACATTATAAGAGAGCACTGCTTTTCAAACCCGATGCTATAGTCTACTTTAACTTAGGAAACATATACTATCAATTGGGAGAATACAAAGAAGCAATGGAGTCTTACAGGGAGACGCTTAAGGCAGACCCTAACTACTCCAGAGTACATATAAACCTGGCGCTCAGTTATTATGAATTAAAAGAGTACGCCAAAGCAAAAGAACATTACAGATTAGCACTTGCTGCAGATAGCCCTCTAACGGATGAGACAAGAGCTATCTTCAAACAGCTTCCTTAA
- a CDS encoding TrpB-like pyridoxal phosphate-dependent enzyme, translated as MDSKIILPEKELPKAWYNVRADLPWECPPPRDPETKEPLAPEKLYPIFPESLVAQEMTEERWVDIPDELIDIYKIWRPSPLHRAYKLEKYLKTPARIYYKNESLSPPGSHKPNTAVAQAYYNKRAGVKRISTETGAGQWGSALAFACNIFDLECIVYMVKISYEQKPYRRNLMQIWNADVYPSPTDRTASGRAILEEDPDSYGSLGIAISEAVEEAAKDEDTKYSLGSVLNHVLMHQTIVGLETKKQLKLVDEKADIVIGCVGGGSNFAGLFLPFVSDKLKGEDIKFLAVEPTATPTFTKGEYLYDYGDTVGLTPLLKMYTLGHKFIPAPIHSGGLRYHGDAPILSLLAHHKVMDAVAYHQNAAFEAAVTFARTEGIVPAPETAHAIKAVIDQALRCKEENREETILFNFSGHGHFDLYSYERYLAGELEDYELPDKEIKETLKDIADMQ; from the coding sequence ATAGATAGCAAGATAATCTTACCTGAGAAAGAGTTACCAAAAGCATGGTATAACGTTAGGGCTGATCTGCCATGGGAGTGTCCGCCGCCGAGAGATCCCGAGACAAAAGAGCCTTTAGCTCCTGAAAAACTCTATCCAATATTTCCTGAGTCTCTTGTTGCTCAGGAGATGACAGAAGAACGCTGGGTAGATATACCGGATGAATTAATAGATATATATAAGATCTGGAGGCCATCACCTCTGCATAGAGCCTATAAGCTTGAGAAATATCTTAAGACTCCGGCCAGGATATACTACAAGAATGAATCTCTATCTCCTCCGGGCAGTCATAAGCCCAATACGGCTGTTGCCCAGGCTTACTACAATAAGAGAGCCGGGGTAAAGAGAATCTCTACTGAGACCGGAGCCGGCCAGTGGGGTTCCGCTCTTGCGTTTGCCTGCAATATATTTGATCTGGAGTGTATAGTCTATATGGTCAAGATAAGCTATGAGCAGAAGCCGTACAGAAGAAATTTGATGCAGATATGGAACGCAGATGTCTATCCTTCACCGACAGATAGAACAGCCTCAGGCCGCGCTATACTGGAAGAAGACCCTGATTCGTATGGTAGTTTAGGTATTGCAATATCTGAAGCTGTTGAAGAGGCTGCAAAGGATGAGGATACGAAATATAGTTTAGGCAGTGTATTGAACCATGTGCTTATGCATCAGACTATTGTAGGCCTTGAGACAAAGAAACAGCTCAAGCTTGTTGATGAGAAGGCCGATATTGTAATAGGTTGTGTTGGCGGAGGTTCTAACTTTGCGGGACTCTTCCTTCCTTTTGTTTCTGATAAGCTTAAAGGAGAGGATATTAAGTTCCTTGCAGTTGAGCCGACAGCAACACCTACATTTACCAAGGGAGAGTATCTCTATGATTATGGAGATACTGTAGGTCTGACCCCTTTGCTTAAGATGTATACTTTGGGCCATAAGTTTATACCGGCTCCTATTCACTCCGGAGGTTTGCGTTATCATGGTGATGCACCTATTCTCTCTCTTCTTGCCCACCATAAGGTTATGGATGCTGTCGCTTATCATCAGAATGCAGCTTTTGAAGCGGCTGTTACTTTTGCGCGTACAGAGGGTATAGTGCCTGCCCCGGAGACAGCCCATGCTATTAAGGCTGTAATTGATCAGGCTCTGAGATGCAAAGAGGAAAATAGAGAAGAGACTATTCTATTTAACTTCTCGGGCCACGGCCATTTCGACCTCTACTCTTATGAGAGATATCTCGCTGGAGAGCTGGAGGATTATGAGCTTCCGGATAAAGAGATAAAAGAGACATTGAAAGATATAGCCGATATGCAGTAG
- a CDS encoding tetratricopeptide repeat protein — protein sequence MGKNQQNLEFEIEFAERLIQKNPDYIDSLILLGELLTKDKQYQRALEIDFKLKELRPDDPIIFYNLACDYSLLNKKSLSLRALENSLKLGYKDIEYIFKDPDLKNLRTSKRFPQLIEKFNKTSSKV from the coding sequence ATGGGCAAAAATCAACAAAATTTAGAATTCGAGATAGAATTCGCAGAGAGACTAATCCAGAAAAATCCCGATTATATCGACAGCCTCATTCTCTTAGGAGAGCTCCTGACAAAAGATAAGCAATACCAGAGAGCGCTGGAGATAGACTTTAAATTAAAAGAGCTGAGGCCGGATGACCCAATAATATTCTACAACCTTGCCTGCGACTACTCTCTGCTAAACAAGAAGAGCCTCTCCTTAAGAGCATTGGAGAACTCTCTTAAGCTTGGATATAAAGACATTGAATATATCTTTAAAGACCCTGACCTTAAAAATTTAAGAACCAGCAAACGTTTTCCTCAGCTGATCGAAAAATTCAACAAGACCTCTTCAAAAGTATAG
- the rsxC gene encoding electron transport complex subunit RsxC, giving the protein MSNLKEGIDIKEEQSLSSLKEFKGSFLPKRVSLHLLQHSGRSSTLLTEKGQILKTGDKIADSDGSISSSLHSSISGRVSRVCNYNHPLLGRARAVFIEEEGEEVEWKEAAESEVKNKSSQELINIIKDCGIVGLGGAAFPTHVKLSPPQDKKIETLIINGCECEPYLSSDDILMRDKPFQIIKGIELVRKIVNPDRVIVVLESDKEEALIRMRQAALKKSIEVMKVKKVYPQGAEKQLIKSVISREVPPGGLPSDAGAIVLNVGTCFAIYEAVYKGKPLIERYLTLAGDVLSNPGVYLIRVGTLLKDIVEHSGGLTREPVKIIFGGPMMGITQVSLDTPILKGTSGVLLLSKKFASDYKEYPCIRCSQCVDLCSMNLMPTKIAHFVKHGKWDLLDEYNISDCIECGCCSYICPSRIPLLDYIKLGKDYLKNR; this is encoded by the coding sequence ATGTCAAATCTCAAAGAAGGTATAGATATAAAAGAAGAGCAGAGCCTCTCTTCTCTTAAGGAGTTTAAAGGCTCTTTTTTACCTAAGAGAGTCTCACTCCATCTGCTTCAGCATTCAGGCAGATCCTCTACTCTCTTGACCGAGAAGGGCCAGATTCTAAAGACAGGGGATAAGATTGCTGATTCGGACGGTTCTATCTCATCCTCTCTCCATAGTTCTATATCGGGCAGAGTCAGCAGGGTCTGTAATTACAATCATCCTCTGCTGGGTAGAGCAAGAGCGGTATTTATAGAGGAAGAGGGAGAAGAGGTAGAATGGAAAGAGGCAGCAGAGAGTGAAGTTAAGAACAAGTCTTCTCAAGAACTTATCAACATAATAAAAGATTGCGGTATCGTTGGCTTAGGCGGCGCGGCTTTTCCAACCCATGTTAAGCTAAGTCCACCTCAAGATAAGAAAATAGAGACTTTGATAATTAACGGTTGTGAGTGTGAACCTTATCTCTCTTCTGATGATATTCTGATGCGGGATAAGCCTTTTCAGATAATAAAAGGTATTGAGCTGGTAAGAAAGATAGTAAATCCTGATAGAGTTATTGTTGTCCTGGAGTCTGATAAAGAAGAGGCTCTGATTAGAATGCGTCAGGCGGCTTTAAAGAAGAGTATTGAAGTAATGAAAGTCAAGAAGGTATATCCTCAGGGTGCTGAGAAACAGCTGATTAAATCCGTTATATCCAGAGAGGTTCCTCCTGGCGGTCTTCCTTCTGATGCCGGAGCTATAGTTCTCAATGTCGGAACATGTTTTGCTATCTATGAGGCAGTCTATAAGGGTAAGCCTTTGATAGAGAGGTATCTCACTCTGGCTGGAGATGTACTCTCTAACCCCGGAGTCTATCTCATAAGAGTAGGCACTCTACTCAAAGATATAGTTGAGCATAGCGGCGGTCTTACCAGAGAGCCTGTTAAGATTATATTCGGCGGTCCTATGATGGGTATTACTCAAGTCTCACTCGATACCCCTATCTTAAAAGGTACTTCCGGGGTCCTATTATTGTCTAAAAAATTTGCATCTGACTACAAGGAGTACCCCTGTATTAGATGTTCTCAATGTGTCGACCTCTGCTCTATGAACCTTATGCCTACCAAGATAGCCCATTTCGTTAAACATGGGAAATGGGATCTTTTAGATGAGTATAATATTTCGGACTGTATTGAGTGCGGCTGCTGCAGCTATATATGTCCGTCTCGGATACCCCTGCTTGACTATATAAAATTAGGCAAGGACTATTTAAAGAACAGATAA
- a CDS encoding RnfABCDGE type electron transport complex subunit D: MEDNRLIISGSPHIRAASGLRFMMWNVVIALIPVIAVSIYFFRFNALRLIAVSLAASLIAEALFLKLRRKEVDFLDGSTVITALLYALILPPSLPSWMAALGAVFAVVFGKGVFGGLGYNIFNPALIGRAFLQASYPIAMTSYSYPFGYKSSLDAVTVATPLGLAKFNELYLPLRALFWGNIPGSLGETCAFAIILGGIYLLSMRVIDYRIPLSGILGFSSISGIFYLINPAKFGSPLFGILGGGFLLGLFFMATDPVTTPLTKRGKYIFGLGMGSLIFLIRSFSGLPEGVMYSILIMNAFTPLINRITSPKRFGL, translated from the coding sequence ATGGAAGATAATAGACTTATTATATCCGGCTCTCCGCATATAAGGGCAGCTTCGGGCCTGCGCTTTATGATGTGGAATGTAGTCATAGCCCTTATTCCGGTTATAGCGGTAAGCATCTATTTCTTTAGATTTAATGCTCTTAGGCTTATAGCGGTATCTTTAGCGGCCTCTCTTATAGCTGAAGCTCTATTTTTAAAGTTACGCAGAAAAGAGGTTGACTTTCTAGACGGCTCGACCGTTATCACTGCTTTGCTTTACGCTTTGATATTGCCTCCAAGCCTGCCTTCCTGGATGGCTGCTCTGGGTGCTGTCTTTGCAGTTGTTTTCGGTAAAGGAGTATTTGGGGGTCTGGGCTATAATATCTTTAATCCAGCTCTTATCGGTAGAGCATTTTTACAGGCCTCCTATCCTATTGCCATGACGAGTTACTCCTATCCTTTTGGTTATAAAAGTTCTCTGGATGCTGTTACTGTTGCAACACCATTGGGGTTGGCTAAGTTTAATGAGCTATATCTACCTTTAAGAGCGCTCTTCTGGGGTAATATTCCAGGCTCTCTTGGCGAGACCTGTGCCTTTGCAATCATCCTGGGAGGTATCTATCTTCTCTCTATGAGAGTTATTGATTACAGGATTCCTTTGAGCGGGATTCTGGGCTTCTCTTCTATATCCGGGATATTCTATCTCATAAACCCTGCTAAGTTCGGCAGTCCTCTATTCGGTATCTTAGGAGGCGGGTTTTTACTAGGGTTGTTCTTTATGGCAACGGATCCGGTTACAACCCCCCTGACAAAGAGAGGAAAGTATATATTTGGTCTGGGTATGGGATCTCTTATATTTTTAATAAGAAGTTTCTCCGGATTACCTGAAGGGGTAATGTACTCCATCCTGATAATGAATGCATTTACTCCTCTTATAAACCGTATTACATCTCCTAAGAGGTTTGGGCTTTGA
- a CDS encoding FMN-binding protein: MNLTLGLIAALSGFTLASMYQKTELKIRENKREEFESSVSSLVSGVVRYSDREIEGYKVFYLYDKNSRLISYAIIARGNGYQGEIEILVILSKNLKFIKGIEILQNIETPGLGGKIASRDFKGQFKNLKISSGIDYIKGREPSSPNQIQAITGATISSLSIVKIINLALDETIPGIKEDG, encoded by the coding sequence ATGAATCTCACACTTGGTTTGATAGCGGCTCTTTCAGGTTTTACTCTTGCCAGTATGTATCAGAAGACAGAACTAAAGATAAGAGAGAACAAGAGAGAGGAGTTTGAGAGCTCGGTCTCAAGTTTGGTCTCTGGAGTAGTGAGGTATTCAGATAGAGAGATCGAGGGTTATAAAGTCTTCTATCTCTATGATAAGAATTCCCGCCTCATCTCTTATGCTATTATCGCAAGAGGTAACGGCTATCAGGGTGAGATTGAAATCCTGGTTATACTATCTAAAAACCTTAAATTTATAAAAGGTATTGAGATACTGCAGAATATTGAGACACCAGGCCTTGGGGGGAAGATAGCATCTAGAGATTTTAAGGGTCAGTTTAAAAATCTTAAAATCTCATCCGGAATAGATTATATAAAAGGAAGGGAGCCGTCCAGCCCTAACCAGATTCAGGCAATAACAGGTGCAACTATATCATCTCTCTCTATTGTGAAGATCATAAATCTTGCTTTAGATGAGACAATACCCGGGATAAAAGAAGATGGATAA
- a CDS encoding electron transport complex subunit E: MDKRGSLFEFKKGLISQNPVLVLLLGLCPVLAVTTSAVNALTMGAAVIFVLSLSTLVVSIIKRVVPYQIRIAAFTIIIATFVTIADLFLKAQSPHLSKALGPYLPLIVVNCIILGRCEAFASKNSVLKTLLDALGMGAGFTIALLILGGMREILGNGKIFNISILGGSYEPMLVMILPAGAFIGLGLMVGLMNMIIKKR; encoded by the coding sequence ATGGATAAGAGAGGTTCTCTCTTTGAATTTAAGAAAGGTCTGATCTCTCAGAACCCCGTTCTTGTTCTGCTTTTGGGGCTCTGCCCTGTCCTTGCTGTCACAACCTCTGCTGTAAATGCTCTTACTATGGGAGCTGCTGTTATATTTGTTTTGAGTTTATCTACTCTTGTAGTCTCAATTATAAAGAGAGTAGTGCCTTATCAGATAAGAATTGCGGCATTTACAATAATCATTGCTACATTTGTTACCATTGCAGACCTGTTTTTAAAGGCTCAGTCTCCCCATCTGAGCAAGGCTCTAGGGCCTTATCTTCCTCTGATAGTCGTTAACTGCATTATACTTGGCCGCTGCGAAGCTTTTGCTTCTAAGAATAGCGTTCTAAAGACTCTCTTGGATGCGCTGGGTATGGGAGCTGGTTTTACCATTGCGCTGCTTATCCTGGGCGGTATGCGCGAGATACTGGGAAACGGCAAGATATTCAATATCTCTATTCTGGGCGGGAGCTATGAACCGATGCTGGTCATGATTCTTCCTGCAGGAGCCTTTATAGGTTTAGGTCTCATGGTTGGGTTAATGAATATGATAATAAAGAAAAGATGA
- the rsxA gene encoding electron transport complex subunit RsxA: protein MKLLLIFLSAAVVNNFVLSYFLGICPFLGVSRKLSSALGMGAAVTFVMSLTSISTWLLYHKLLVPFNMVYLEYVVFILVIASLVQIVEMFIKKSSPALYKALGIYLPLITTNCAVLGLALFMVLKDYNFIQSIVFALGAGLGFTLALLIMAGIREDLDIADVPGPLKGAGIALIIAGLLALSFMGFSGLLSC from the coding sequence ATGAAATTACTCCTTATCTTTCTCTCAGCTGCTGTAGTAAATAATTTTGTCCTCAGTTATTTTTTAGGGATATGTCCATTTCTGGGAGTATCCAGAAAGCTTAGTTCGGCGCTGGGTATGGGAGCTGCTGTAACTTTTGTTATGAGCTTAACCTCAATCTCTACCTGGCTGCTCTACCATAAGCTCCTGGTACCTTTTAATATGGTCTACTTAGAATATGTTGTCTTTATCCTTGTGATAGCATCTTTAGTGCAGATAGTCGAGATGTTCATAAAGAAGAGTTCACCCGCTCTATATAAAGCCTTGGGTATATATCTGCCGCTTATTACGACTAACTGTGCCGTCTTAGGTCTGGCGCTATTCATGGTGCTTAAAGATTACAATTTTATTCAGAGTATAGTCTTTGCCCTGGGTGCAGGATTGGGATTTACCCTGGCACTTTTAATAATGGCCGGCATAAGAGAGGATCTGGATATCGCAGACGTACCCGGACCTCTTAAGGGGGCAGGGATTGCGCTTATTATTGCCGGTCTTCTTGCGCTCTCATTTATGGGGTTCTCAGGTCTCCTCTCCTGCTAG
- a CDS encoding fumarylacetoacetate hydrolase family protein translates to MKITRVSYEGRAYWAKIEESSVTLLKEPPFDNIDPLKDLSLTDIKLLIPAEPQKIVLVGLNYRDHAGELDMEIPDEPIIFFKPPSSLIKDGDSIVYPIGVKRLDYEAELAVVIKREAKDIKESEAADYILGYSCLNDVTARDIQKRDIQWSRAKSFDSFAPFGPWIETELELDSLRVKSYLNSELRQDSTISDFIFPLPELLSFISSVMTLKPGDIVSTGTPSGVGSMEIGDNVSVEIDGIGRLSNTVISC, encoded by the coding sequence ATGAAGATAACAAGAGTCTCTTACGAAGGTAGAGCATATTGGGCTAAGATCGAAGAGAGTTCTGTTACACTCCTTAAGGAGCCTCCTTTTGATAATATCGACCCCTTAAAAGACCTCTCCTTAACCGATATTAAATTGCTTATTCCGGCTGAACCCCAAAAGATAGTTCTGGTTGGACTTAACTATAGAGACCATGCCGGAGAGCTTGATATGGAGATACCGGATGAGCCGATAATATTTTTTAAACCACCCAGCTCTCTTATTAAAGATGGTGATAGTATAGTATATCCTATAGGAGTTAAGAGACTGGATTATGAAGCCGAGCTTGCGGTTGTTATAAAGAGAGAGGCCAAAGATATCAAAGAGTCTGAAGCAGCTGACTATATCCTGGGTTACTCCTGCCTTAATGATGTAACGGCCCGGGATATTCAGAAGAGAGATATTCAATGGAGCCGGGCAAAATCCTTTGACAGCTTTGCTCCTTTCGGCCCATGGATAGAGACAGAGCTTGAACTGGACAGTCTAAGAGTCAAGAGCTATCTAAACTCAGAACTAAGGCAGGACTCAACTATCTCTGACTTTATATTTCCGCTCCCAGAGCTGCTGTCTTTTATATCCTCTGTTATGACTCTTAAGCCGGGAGATATAGTCTCTACCGGAACCCCTTCGGGAGTAGGAAGCATGGAGATAGGAGATAATGTCTCTGTTGAGATAGACGGCATAGGGAGACTCTCAAATACCGTTATATCCTGTTGA